The Skermanella rosea sequence CCGCCGCCTCGTCGCGGCCGACGAAGGCGGTGCAGACGTCCAGCGTGTGGCTGCCTTCCTTCACCTGGTCGCGTGCCATCTCGACGCAGCCGTCCCAGTCGTGCCGCTCCTGCAACTCGCGCCACTTCTTGGAGCCGTTGGCGTTGCAGCGCTCGCCGATCGACAGGTAGGCGTTCTCCTGGCGGAGCGACACCTGGCCGTAGAGCGAGGCGACCGACGGGATCCAGTGGTGCGTGCGCGGCTTCACCGTCGGGCGGATCTGGCCGGCCCCGGCGAGCCGGCGCAGCATCGCGTCGGTCGCCTGGATGTGCGGGATGTTGGTGCCGCAGCAGCCGCCGACCAGGTTAAGCCCGTCGTCGCGCACGAAGCGCTCCAGCCAGTTCGCCAGCTCGTCGGCCAGCAGGGGATAACGGGTGGCGCCGTTGACCAGCTCGGGGAGGCCGGCGTTCGGCTGGACCGAGATCAGGCCCGGCCAGTTCTCCGCCAGCCACTTCACGTGCTCGGACATCTCGGCCGGGCCGGTGGCGCAGTTCAGCCCCATCAGCGGCACGTCCAGCGCGTGGATCACCGTGGCGGCCGCCGCGATGTCGCTGCCGACCAGCAGCGTGCCGGTGGTCTCCACCGTGACCTGGACGAAGATCGGGGTGTCGGTGCCGGCCTCCTTCCTGGCGACCTTAACGCCGTTGACCGCCGCCTTGATCTGGAGCGGGTCCTGGCAGGTCTCGATCAGGATGGCGTCGACGCCGCCGGCGATCAGGCCGCGCGCCTGGACCGTCAGGGCGTCCTCCAGCGGCTGGTAGGCCACGTGGCCCAGGCTGGGCAGCCGCGTGCCCGGACCGACCGAGCCCAGCACGAAGCGCTGGCGGCCGTCCTTGAAGCTCTCCGCCGCCTCGCGCGCCAGCTCGCCGGCCTGCCGGTTGATCTCGAACGCCTTGTCCGAGATGTCGAACTCGCCCAGCGTGATCGGCGACGCTCCGAAGGTGTTCGTCTCCACCATGTCGGCGCCGGCCTCGTAATAGCCGCGGTGGATCTCGCGGACCAGGTCGGGCCGGGACAGGACCAGCACGTCGGTGCAGTTCTCCATGCCCCAGTAGTCGCGCTCGACGTCCAGGTCGAGCGCCTGCACCCGGCTGCCCATGCCGCCGTCGCACAGCAGGACACGTTCTTTGAGAAGGTCGAGGAGATGGGCCATGGTTCTTCTGTCTCGGTGGTGATTCTGGGACGGCGTCTGTTACGACGCGGCGGCGGCAAGCTTGGCTTCGGCGGCTTCGCGCTTCGGCCGGACGCCCAGCATGTGGCAGATGCCGACCGTCAGCTCGGCGCGGTTCAGGGTGTAGAAGTGGAAGTTCCCGATCCCTTCGGCATGGAGCAGGCGGCACTGCTCGACCGCCACGGTCGCGGCGACCAGTTGCCTCGTATCGGGGTCGTCGTCCAGCCCGGCGAACAGGTCGGCCATCCAGGGCGGGATCGCGGCGCCGCAGCTCCCGGCGAACTCGATCGCGCGGGTGAAGTTGGTGATCGGCAGGATGCCCGGAACGATCGGCACGGTGATGCCGGCCGCCGCCGCCCGCTCGACGAAGCCCATGTAGGCGCCGACGTCGAAGAAGAACTGGGTGATCGCCCGGGTGGCGCCGGCGTCGATCTTGCGCTTCAGGTTGTCCAGGTCGTGGGCGGCGCTGGCCGCCTGCGGGTGGCTCTCGGGGTAGGCCGCGACGCTGATCTCGAAGTCGGCGACCCGCTTCAGTCCCTCGACCAGGTCGGCGGCATAGGCGTAGCCGCCGGGATGCGGCTCGTAGGCGGTGCCGACGCCGGTCGGCGGATCGCCGCGCAGCGCCACGATGTGGCGGATGCCGCTGTCCCAGTAGGTCCGGGCGATCGCGTCGATCTCCTCCCGGGTGGCGCCGACGCAGGTCAGGTGCGCGGCCGCCGGGATGCCGGTCTCCTTCTGGAGGCGGCAGACCGTGGCGTGGGTGCGCTCCCGCGTGGTCCCGCCGGCGCCGTAGGTGACCGACACGAACTCCGGCCGGAGCGGGGCCAGCTTATGGACCGCCTGCCACAGGGTCTGTTCCATCTTCTCGGTCTTGGGCGGGAAGAACTCGAAGCTGACGGCCAGGTCCGCAGGCAGCGGGACGTCGAGCCGCAGGCCGGTTCGCGCGATCACGCCGGCACGCCGGTCAAGACCGGAAAGGGCCGGGCTGGGGGAGGCCACGCTCATTCAGTTCACTCCGAGGGTCGAAAGGGTGGGGGCGCCGGCATCGGCGGGGGTGGGGCGGGGGCCGTCCTCGCGGGTGGCCGGCCAGAGATTGACGGTCAGCGGATCGCCGGGCAGCCGGACGACCGGGCCGGCGGCCATGCCGGCGGCGCGCAGCCAGCCGGTGACCTCCTCGTCGCCGAAGCCGAGTCGGCGGTGGGCGTGCTCGGTCCGCAGGGATTCCAGGTCGTGGCGGGCGAAATCGACGATCACCAGCCGGCCGCCGGGGCGCATCACCCGCGCGGCCTCGGCCAGGACGTCGGCCGGCTCCTCGACGAAATGGAGCACCTGGTGGATCACCACCGCGTCGAAGGAGCCGGACGGCAGCGGCAGCTGGTACATGTCGGATTGCCGGACCTGGCAGTTGCGCAGGCCGGCGCGTTCCAGGTTGGCCCGCGCGATCGCCAGCATCTCGCGCGACAGGTCGATGCCCAGGGCGCGCTCGGCGCGCGGCGCCAGCAGTTCCAGCATGCGGCCGGTGCCGGTGCCCAGGTCCAGCAGGTCCTGGATGCCGGAGGCGGGGAACAGCCGCAGCAGCGCCGCCTCGACCTCGCGCTCGGGCACGTGGAGCGAGCGCATCTCGTGCCAGCGGGCGGCGTTCTCGCGGAAATAGTCGGCGGCGGCCTCGGCCCGGGCGCGCTTGATCGCGTTCAGCCGCTCCAGGTCCAATGCTAGGGTCGCGTCGTCCCGCGGCACCGCGTCGATCAGGGTGCGCGCCAGGTCGGCGAAGGCGCCGCGCTCGGCCAGGCGGTAGAACGCCCAGGTCCCTTCCCGGAAACGGTCGAGCAGCCCCGCGTCGCACAGCAGCTTCAGGTGCCTGGACACGCGGGGCTGGCTCTGGCCCAGGATCTGGGTCAGCTCGGTCACGGTCAGCTCGCCTTGGGCGCACAACGCCATCAGCCGCAACCGGGTCGGTTCCGCCGCCGCCTTGAGTGCCGTGAGCAGTGAGTCCATTCCCTTGCCTGTCCCAGTATGCCGGAGATGCGCGCTGATGCCGTTCCCGTCGATCGATATATAAAGATATCTTTATGCGACGTAAACGCCTTTTCTGGGAAAAACGGCGGGACGACCCTGTCCGCTCCTCCGGCTGCCGTGCCGTGGCGGTGGCATCTGGTCAAAAACCATTCCGTATGTTACCTCAGGACGATCCGCGCCTTCTGCGACGTCGGACCGTGGCGGCACCGGCCCCCGATCCTCCTCTTCTGGATGAGCGAATTATCCATGAACCTGTCTGGCTTCCCGCGCTTTCGCGGTTCCGTTGCCGCCGTTGCCCTGCTCGTCTGCGGCTCGGTCCTGTCCGGATGCGTCCTGCCCCCGCGCGACGATCCGGCGGCCCTCGCGGCCTATCAGGAGGCGAACGACCCGCTCGAAGGCTTCAACCGGGCGATCTTCGGCTTCAACGAAGGCACCGACATCCTGCTGATCCGCCCCGTTTCGGAAATCTACCGCGGCATCGTGCCCAACCCGGTCCGAAACGGCATCCGCAATTTCCTGCGCAACCTGCGCAGTCCGCTGACGATCGCCAACGAGCTGCTGCAAGGCGACTGGACCGGGGCCGAGGTGGCGACCAAGCGCTTCCTGGTCAACACCACGGTGGGCATCGGCGGCGTGATGGACGTGGCGGCCGACCACGGCCTGGAATACCAGGCGGAGGATTTCGGGCAGACCCTCGCCGTGTGGGGCGTGCCGGAAGGCCCGTACCTGGTGCTGCCGCTGCTGGGGCCGTCCAACTTCCGCGACACGACCGGCATCGCGGCCGAGGCGTTCGGCGACCCGGTCAACCTGTGGGCCGCCAACACCGACCGCGACGGTATCCCCCTGGGGCGCGCCATCTCCGGCGGCATCGACACCCGCTCCCGCCTGATCGAGCCGATCGACGACCTGCGCCGCAACTCCCTCGACTACTACGCCTCGCTGCGCAGCCTGTACCGCCAGAACCGAATCAGCGAGATCAACGACGGGCGGACGACGGCCGAGGAGTACCCCGAATTCCCCGAGTTTCCCGAGGACGAGGCGCCGCCGGTTGACAATTCCGGCGGAACGGCTAAGTCCAGCACGCCATGATCACACGCCGCTTCTTCATCGCCTGCGCCGCGCTGCTCGCCTTTGCGGGTACCGTCGCGCTTCCCACCGCTGGCCGCGCCGACGCCCGTTCGGAAGCGGCAGCCAAGTTCATCCAGGACCTGGGCGCCCGGGCCATCGACGTCCTGGTCAAGCCCAACCTGGGCCGCCAGGAATCCATGCAGCGGTTCCGCGTGCTGCTGAACGAGGGCTTCGACGTGCCCTATATCAGCCGCTTCGTGCTCGGCCGCACCTGGAACACGGCGACTCCGGCACAGCAGCAGGAGTACGGGTCGCTGTTCGAGCGGCTGATCGTCCAGGTCTATGCCGACCGCTTCTCGCAGTATTCCGGGCAGAACCTGGACGTCAACGAGACCCTGAAGATCACCGGCCACCGGCCGGAAGGCGAGAGCGACGCCATCGTGACGTCGCAGATCATCCGCCCCGACGCGCCGCCCGTGGCCGTGGACTGGCGGGTGCGCCAGCGCGGCGACACCATGAAGGTGATCGACGTCGCGGTCGAAGGGGTCAGCATGAGCGTGACCCAGCGCTCCGAGTTCTCCTCCGTCATCCAGCGCGGCGGCGGGCAGATGGAGGCCCTGTTGCAGACCCTGCGCCAGCGTGTCGGTTCCGCCGGCTGACGCCTCCAGACACCCTCGCGATGCCCGTGAAGAAGCCGCCCGGCCGGGCGGCTTTTCTGTTGCCCGGGCCGGGGAGGCCCGTTTTCCGGGAACATCACCCGGGCTCCCGGGTTGGTTCAACAGGTAGGGCAGGGGGAGATGATGGAACTCAAGGAATATCCGCTTCTGCATCAGGTCGATCTCATGCTGGCCTTGCTGAAGGTCGCGACCGAAGGCCGGGCCACCCTGGACGACGCGCTCTCCAGGCTGAAGGGGAACCTGCGGTCGGTCGGCGAGCCCCTGCCGGTACCCGACTCGGAGATCCGCGGTGAACTCGCCCGCGCGCTGGACAGGCTGACGCAGGCCGTCCTTCTGGAGCCCGCCGGGGACGGCGGTTTCATGATCACGCCGCGCGGCATGAGAACGCTGGCGGAGCATCCCGGCGGCATCGACGACAGCGTGCTGATGCGGTTCCCCGAGTTCCGTGCCTTCATCGACCAGGAATCCGCGCGGCCGGCCGGCCGGAAGACGGTTTTCACCGGCCGGACGGACGATCCCCGGATCATCGAGTACGACGAGGGCTATGCCGCCTTCCATGACGGGCAGCCCCTGCAAGCCAATCCCTACGAGGCGGACCGGGTCATGCACCTCGCCTGGGAGAACGGCTGGTGCCAGGCCCGTGACGACGCGCTGCGGGGCGAAAGCTGGAGCGCCGCTGTCCGGAAGGCCTGAACGGCCACGCTGTCCGGAAGGCCTGAACGGCCACGCTGTTCGGACAGGCTTCCTGATCATTAGGGGTAAGTTAAGGGGGCGGTGATATGTTTTCGCACGCCCGCCCGATCCTTGCCTCCCTGACTGGTCAGAAGTCCGAAGATGACCGTACCTGAACTGCTCGACCTCACGGAACTCGACTATCTGAGCATGGAGGAGGCGCTGTCCTCGTCGGCTCGAGGGCGGGCCTTTCTCCGCATGCGCGACCGCCGGACGCGGGTGGTCTCGGTCGACGACTGGCGGCGCCTGGCGGGCAAGCTGGAGGAGCAGGTCGACCGGCTGCGCGGCGTGGAGGCCGTCGCGGTCACCGCCGCCCAGCCGATCGAGACGGTGACGGACGCCGCCGGCGTCACGACGGACCGCTCGACCCATCTGCGCATCCTGCGGCAGGAACTGCAGGAGATGAGCAGCTACATCCAGCAGACCCGCAGCGAGATCGCGGCGCTCCGGCCGGCCGACGCGGGGGCCAACCGGATCATGGCCGCCACCGGCGAGCTGGACGCCATCGTGACGGCGACCGAGCGGGCGACCACCGAGATCCTGAACGCGGCCGAGCGCATCCAGGAATTCGCCAACCAGATGCACCGGGCCGCCCGGGGGGAGATCAGCCTCGACGTCGGGGAGGTCGCGAACGACATCGAAATCCAGATCATGGAGATCATGACCGCCTGCTCGTTCCAGGACATCACGGGCCAGCGCACCACCAAGGTGGTCAATACCCTGCGCTATATCGAGCAGCGCGTGAACACCATGATCGAGATCTGGGGCGTAGACCGCGCCGTCCTGGCCTCGGCCGACGCGACCGCGTCGCACCGCAAGATGAACGACGACCGCCCGGACGCCCACCTGCTCAACGGCCCGGCGCTCGGCGACGGCGTGGACCAGGCGACGATCGACGCGCTGTTCGACAGCATCAGCTTCGATGCCCCGCCGCCCCAGCCGGCCTACGAGCCGCCGCCCGCTCCTCCGCCCCCGCCGCCTCCGGTCCCGGCCCCCGCGATGAACGGCAGCGCGGAGATCAACCAGAGCGACATCGACAAGCTGTTCGGATGACGCATGGCCATCGATGAGGAACGCAAGGCCAGGATCAAGCTGACACAGGAGCAACTTGATCGCGTGTGCGAGCGGCACAAGCGCTTCATGGAAGGGCGGCCCAACGGCTCGCGGGCGAACATGCCGTTCTTCGATCTCTCGGGCCTGGATTTCACCAACCGCAACCTGACGGGCGCCCATCTGTCGGGCGCGATCCTGCGCGACGCGCGGATGACGGGCGCCGTGCTGGACCATGCCGACCTGTTCGGCGCCGACCTGCGCGGGGCCGACCTGACCGGCAGCCACCTCTTCCGCACCGATCTGCGCGGCGCCAACCTGCGCGGCGCGCTGCTCCAGGACGCCGTCATGGTGGAGGTGGACCTGCGCGACGGCTCCATGGCGAACAAGGGCAGCGACGGCGAACTGAAGGTCATCGGGTTCGAGCCGGGGCCGGCGGACATGAGCTCGACCATCCTGGTCCGCGCCGACATGGCCCGCGCCAAGCTGTCGGGGTCCTTCGCGGCCGGCGCCGACTTCTCCCACAGCAAGCTGTCGGACGCGCGCCTCGTGCGCACCGACCTGCGCAATTCGAAGTTCGTCGGCGCCAATCTCAGCGGGACCGACTTCTCCGGCGCCGATCTGCGCGGCGCCGACCTGACGGGCGCCACCACGACGGCGAACACCCGGCTCCAGGCCGCCATCCGGACCGATGCCGAAGCGGCCGCCCAGCAGGTCAATCCGATCCCCCTGCCGGTCGAGCAGAAGGAGCCGGAGCCCGAGCCGGCGCCGGCACTGGATCTGGAAGGCATGCTGGCGGCCCATGCGCGCTGGCTCAAGAGCGGCGGCAAGGACGGGACTCAGCTCAACCTGTCGGGAATGGACCTGGACGGCGCCGACCTGCGGAACCGGGTGCTGAGCCTGGGCATCGCGTCCCGGGTCCGGCTGCGCGGCGCCAACCTGCAGGGAGCCCAACTCCAGTCGATGCAGCTCGACGGTGCCGACCTGCGCTCGGCCAACCTGCGCGCCGCCGACCTGCGCGGCGCCCGGCTCGACCGCGCCATCCTGATCGACGGGTGCCTGGAGGAAGCCAACCTGGCCTCGCTCAGGATCGGTGCCGACCGGCTGCTGCGCACCTCGCTGGTGCGGGCCCGCATGGCCGGGGCGCGGCTGCGCAAGGCGATCCTGCACGGCTGCGACCTGACCAACGCGGACCTTACCGGCTGCGACCTGCACGAGGCGGTAGTGACCGGCACGATCCTGGAGCGTTGAGGCCTTACTTCTGGAACTTCTCGGCCTGCTTCCGGTCTTCCTCGACCTCCTGGGCGACCTCGGCGACCGCTTCGGAGTCCAGCTTCTTCGCCTCCTCGACCAGCTTCTTGCCTTCCTTCCCGTCGCCCTCGATTATCTTGTCCAGGCCTTCCTCGGCCAGGTCGTGCGCCTTGTCATGGTTCCGGTCATTGGCAGCCATGCCGCATGTCTCCTTCAACTCTTCGGATTGTGATCAGCCGCGGTCCGGGGCGGACGGTTCCGAGACCTGGCCGAGCGTGTCGGCGATGGTCTGGGGCCGGTCCGACTCGGTCGCGATGTCGCCCAGGGAGACGATGCCGATCAGGCGGTCGTCGCGGTCGAGCACGGGGACGCGGCGGATCTGCATGTCGCCCATCAGGCGCGACACGTCGCCGACCACGTCGTCCTCGTAGCAGTAGCGCGGATCGTCGGTCATCACCTCGGAGACCTTGCACTCGCCGGGCGCCTTGCCGGCGGAAGTCGCGCGGACGGTGATGTCCCGGTCGGTGACCAGCCCGACCAGCTTGGGGCCTTCGCACACGGGAAGGACGCCCACGTTCAATTCGTCCATCAGTTTCGCCGCGCGCTGGATCGTGTCGCCGGGGGCGACCACCTCCACGTCGCGGGTCATGATCTCTCGGATCTGCATCGGCTTTCCTGCCCCTCGGGGGTGTGTCGGTTCGGCGCTTCGCAGCACCGCCCATGCCAACAGCCCCCGGGGGAAGGAAGTTCCGGGACGCGCAACCGCGCGGGACGTTCCGGCTAGACGTCGATGTCCTGGACGAACCGGGCGTTCTCCTGGATGTACTGGAAACGCAGCTCGGGCTTCCGGCCCATCAGGCTCTCGACCAGCGACTTGGTCTGCTCCACCTGGCCGCGCATCTCCGGGTCGTGGGTGTCCGGCACCACGACGCGCAGCAGGGTGCGCTTGCCCGGGTCCATGGTGGTTTCCTTGAGCTGGGCCGGCTGCATCTCGCCCAGGCCCTTGAACCGGCTCAGCTCGACCTTCTTGCCGGCGAAGACGGTCTTGACCAGCTGGTCCTTGTGGGCGTCGTCGCGCGCGTATACCGACTTCCCGCCGTGGGTCACCCGGTAGAGCGGCGGCAGCGCCAGGTACAGGTGGCCGTTCTGGATCAGGCCGGGCATCTCGCGATAGAAGAAGGTCATCAGCAGCGACGCGATGTGGGCGCCGTCCACGTCGGCGTCGGTCATGATGATGACGCGCTCGTACCGAAGCTTCTCCGACGAGAAATCGCGGCCCACGCCGCAGCCCAGCGCCTGGATCAGGTCGCTCAGCTCCTGGTTGGCCCGCATCTTGTCGGCGCTGGCGCTCGCCACGTTCAGGATCTTGCCGCGCAGCGGCAGGATCGCCTGGGTCTCGCGGATCCGGGCCTGCTTGGCCGAGCCGCCCGCCGAGTCGCCCTCGACCAGGAAGATCTCCGTGCCGTCCGGCGTGTTGCGGCTGCAGTCGGCCAGCTTGCCCGGCAGGCGGAGCTTGCGGGTCGCGGTCTTGCGCGACATCTCCTTGGCCTGACGCTTGCGCTGCCGCTCCTCCGCCTTCTCGATCAGGTGGTCGAGCAGCAGGTTGCTGGCGGCGGGGTCGGCCGACAGCCAGTGGTCGAAATGATCCTTGACCGCCAACTCGACCAGCCGCGCCGCCTCGGCGGTCGCCAGCTTCTCCTTGGTCTGGCCCTGGAACGACGGGTCGCGGATGAACACCGACAGCAGGATGGTGGCTCCGCCGAACACGTCGTCCGCGGTGACCTGGCCCGCCCGCTTGTTGCCGACCAGCTCGCCGAAGGATTTCAGTCCGCGGGTCAGGGCGGCGCGGAGCCCCATCTCGTGGCTGCCGCCCTGGGGCGTCGGCACCGTGTTGCAGTAGGAATGGATGAAGCCTTCCTCGTCCTCCGGCCAGGCGATCGCCCACTCGGCCCGCCCGGCGTCGCCGGGGAACGGCACCTCGCCCGCGAACGGGGCGGGCGTCAGGGCCTTGCGGTCCTTCAGCGCGGCGGTCAGGTAGTCGTTCAGCCCGCCGGGGAAATGCAGCGTCTCCGCCGCCGGGGTCACCGCGTCGGGACCCAGCAGCTCCGGATCGCAGGCCCAGCGGATCTCGACCCCCTTGTAGAGATAGGCCTTCGACCGCGCCATGCGGTACAGCCGCTCCGGCTTGAAGACGGCGCCCTCGCCGAAGATCAGCGCGTCGGGATGGAACTTGATGGTCGTGCCGCGCCGGTTGTGGACCGCGCCCAGGCTCACCAGGTCGCCCACCGCGAGGCCGCGGCTGTAGCTCTGGGTGAAGAGCTGGCGGTCGCGCGCGATCTCCACCGTCAGCCGGTCGGACAGGGCGTTGACGACCGACAGGCCCACGCCGTGCAGGCCGCCCGAGGTCGCGTAGGCCTTGCCGCTGAACTTGCCGCCGGAGTGCAGCGTCGTCATGATCACCTCGAGCGCGGACTTGCCCGGGTATTTGGGGTGCTCGTCGATCGGGATGCCGCGGCCGTTGTCGCGGATCGTGACGGTCGCGTCCGCCGCCAGTTCCAGGTCGATGCGGCTGGCATGGCCGGCCACGGCCTCGTCCATGGCGTTGTCGAGGATCTCGGCCACGAGGTGGTGCAGGGCCCGTTCGTCGGTGCCGCCGATATACATGCCGGGGCGGCGGCGCACCGGTTCCAGCCCCTCCAGGACTTCGATGTCCTGGGCGGAATAGCTGTCTTCCTTGCGCACGGTGTTTTGAAATAGATCGCTCATGGCCATATTATAGGAATTAGATCACTGCTTCCGCAAGTGGATGCAGCGCCGCATTATGGATCGGCTACAAGATTTGGTATTCGGATTCGTCCCCCGACTCAAGAGGAAGCCGCGATGGCCGATCAGGAACCCGATTTCAGCCATGGCCCGGCACTGCGCACCATCGCGATGCCGGCCGACACCAACCCCAACGGCGACATCTTCGGCGGATGGCTGCTGGCCCAGATGGACGTCGCCGGCGGCATGGTGGCGGCCCGGCGCGCGGGCGGCCGAGTGGCGACCGTCGGCATCGAGGCGATGAAGTTCCACCAGCCGGTGCTGATCGGCGACGAGGTGAGCTGCTACTGCACGGTCCAGCGGATCGGACGGACGTCCATGGCGGTCAAGGTCGATACCTGGATCCGCCGGGGGCAGGGGCGCATCGCGACCAAGGTGACGGAAGGCGTCTTCACCTATGTGGCGATCGGCGAGGATCGCCGGCCCCGGCCGGTGCCGCCCGAGGAGGGCGGCACCTGAGGGATTGCTCCCGGACTTCTTACTGGGTGCCCGTGCCGGTTGCCGGCGCCGGGGTGGTCGATCCGCCCGCGGCGCCCGGTGCATCGGCGGCGGGCGGGGTCGCGGGCTCATCGGTCGACGCGGTATCCTCGCCGCAGGCGGCAAGCCCCAACATCATCATCGGTGCCAGCACCAGCCAAAGTTTGTTGCGCATCCGAGCGACTTCCCTTCGATTTTCCCAGTGATTTGCAAGTTACTCATCGATCGGCTGAATAAAGCCCAACCAATCGATGCGATTATGAACACCGCCCCGGCCCCGTTATT is a genomic window containing:
- a CDS encoding acyl-CoA thioesterase: MADQEPDFSHGPALRTIAMPADTNPNGDIFGGWLLAQMDVAGGMVAARRAGGRVATVGIEAMKFHQPVLIGDEVSCYCTVQRIGRTSMAVKVDTWIRRGQGRIATKVTEGVFTYVAIGEDRRPRPVPPEEGGT
- a CDS encoding pentapeptide repeat-containing protein, whose protein sequence is MAIDEERKARIKLTQEQLDRVCERHKRFMEGRPNGSRANMPFFDLSGLDFTNRNLTGAHLSGAILRDARMTGAVLDHADLFGADLRGADLTGSHLFRTDLRGANLRGALLQDAVMVEVDLRDGSMANKGSDGELKVIGFEPGPADMSSTILVRADMARAKLSGSFAAGADFSHSKLSDARLVRTDLRNSKFVGANLSGTDFSGADLRGADLTGATTTANTRLQAAIRTDAEAAAQQVNPIPLPVEQKEPEPEPAPALDLEGMLAAHARWLKSGGKDGTQLNLSGMDLDGADLRNRVLSLGIASRVRLRGANLQGAQLQSMQLDGADLRSANLRAADLRGARLDRAILIDGCLEEANLASLRIGADRLLRTSLVRARMAGARLRKAILHGCDLTNADLTGCDLHEAVVTGTILER
- the parE gene encoding DNA topoisomerase IV subunit B, with product MSDLFQNTVRKEDSYSAQDIEVLEGLEPVRRRPGMYIGGTDERALHHLVAEILDNAMDEAVAGHASRIDLELAADATVTIRDNGRGIPIDEHPKYPGKSALEVIMTTLHSGGKFSGKAYATSGGLHGVGLSVVNALSDRLTVEIARDRQLFTQSYSRGLAVGDLVSLGAVHNRRGTTIKFHPDALIFGEGAVFKPERLYRMARSKAYLYKGVEIRWACDPELLGPDAVTPAAETLHFPGGLNDYLTAALKDRKALTPAPFAGEVPFPGDAGRAEWAIAWPEDEEGFIHSYCNTVPTPQGGSHEMGLRAALTRGLKSFGELVGNKRAGQVTADDVFGGATILLSVFIRDPSFQGQTKEKLATAEAARLVELAVKDHFDHWLSADPAASNLLLDHLIEKAEERQRKRQAKEMSRKTATRKLRLPGKLADCSRNTPDGTEIFLVEGDSAGGSAKQARIRETQAILPLRGKILNVASASADKMRANQELSDLIQALGCGVGRDFSSEKLRYERVIIMTDADVDGAHIASLLMTFFYREMPGLIQNGHLYLALPPLYRVTHGGKSVYARDDAHKDQLVKTVFAGKKVELSRFKGLGEMQPAQLKETTMDPGKRTLLRVVVPDTHDPEMRGQVEQTKSLVESLMGRKPELRFQYIQENARFVQDIDV
- a CDS encoding ArsR/SmtB family transcription factor; amino-acid sequence: MDSLLTALKAAAEPTRLRLMALCAQGELTVTELTQILGQSQPRVSRHLKLLCDAGLLDRFREGTWAFYRLAERGAFADLARTLIDAVPRDDATLALDLERLNAIKRARAEAAADYFRENAARWHEMRSLHVPEREVEAALLRLFPASGIQDLLDLGTGTGRMLELLAPRAERALGIDLSREMLAIARANLERAGLRNCQVRQSDMYQLPLPSGSFDAVVIHQVLHFVEEPADVLAEAARVMRPGGRLVIVDFARHDLESLRTEHAHRRLGFGDEEVTGWLRAAGMAAGPVVRLPGDPLTVNLWPATREDGPRPTPADAGAPTLSTLGVN
- a CDS encoding protein phosphatase CheZ, with product MTVPELLDLTELDYLSMEEALSSSARGRAFLRMRDRRTRVVSVDDWRRLAGKLEEQVDRLRGVEAVAVTAAQPIETVTDAAGVTTDRSTHLRILRQELQEMSSYIQQTRSEIAALRPADAGANRIMAATGELDAIVTATERATTEILNAAERIQEFANQMHRAARGEISLDVGEVANDIEIQIMEIMTACSFQDITGQRTTKVVNTLRYIEQRVNTMIEIWGVDRAVLASADATASHRKMNDDRPDAHLLNGPALGDGVDQATIDALFDSISFDAPPPQPAYEPPPAPPPPPPPVPAPAMNGSAEINQSDIDKLFG
- a CDS encoding CBS domain-containing protein; the encoded protein is MQIREIMTRDVEVVAPGDTIQRAAKLMDELNVGVLPVCEGPKLVGLVTDRDITVRATSAGKAPGECKVSEVMTDDPRYCYEDDVVGDVSRLMGDMQIRRVPVLDRDDRLIGIVSLGDIATESDRPQTIADTLGQVSEPSAPDRG
- a CDS encoding ribosome modulation factor — encoded protein: MMELKEYPLLHQVDLMLALLKVATEGRATLDDALSRLKGNLRSVGEPLPVPDSEIRGELARALDRLTQAVLLEPAGDGGFMITPRGMRTLAEHPGGIDDSVLMRFPEFRAFIDQESARPAGRKTVFTGRTDDPRIIEYDEGYAAFHDGQPLQANPYEADRVMHLAWENGWCQARDDALRGESWSAAVRKA
- the metF gene encoding methylenetetrahydrofolate reductase [NAD(P)H]; protein product: MEQTLWQAVHKLAPLRPEFVSVTYGAGGTTRERTHATVCRLQKETGIPAAAHLTCVGATREEIDAIARTYWDSGIRHIVALRGDPPTGVGTAYEPHPGGYAYAADLVEGLKRVADFEISVAAYPESHPQAASAAHDLDNLKRKIDAGATRAITQFFFDVGAYMGFVERAAAAGITVPIVPGILPITNFTRAIEFAGSCGAAIPPWMADLFAGLDDDPDTRQLVAATVAVEQCRLLHAEGIGNFHFYTLNRAELTVGICHMLGVRPKREAAEAKLAAAAS
- a CDS encoding MlaA family lipoprotein, with the translated sequence MNLSGFPRFRGSVAAVALLVCGSVLSGCVLPPRDDPAALAAYQEANDPLEGFNRAIFGFNEGTDILLIRPVSEIYRGIVPNPVRNGIRNFLRNLRSPLTIANELLQGDWTGAEVATKRFLVNTTVGIGGVMDVAADHGLEYQAEDFGQTLAVWGVPEGPYLVLPLLGPSNFRDTTGIAAEAFGDPVNLWAANTDRDGIPLGRAISGGIDTRSRLIEPIDDLRRNSLDYYASLRSLYRQNRISEINDGRTTAEEYPEFPEFPEDEAPPVDNSGGTAKSSTP
- a CDS encoding MlaC/ttg2D family ABC transporter substrate-binding protein, which codes for MITRRFFIACAALLAFAGTVALPTAGRADARSEAAAKFIQDLGARAIDVLVKPNLGRQESMQRFRVLLNEGFDVPYISRFVLGRTWNTATPAQQQEYGSLFERLIVQVYADRFSQYSGQNLDVNETLKITGHRPEGESDAIVTSQIIRPDAPPVAVDWRVRQRGDTMKVIDVAVEGVSMSVTQRSEFSSVIQRGGGQMEALLQTLRQRVGSAG